The Nycticebus coucang isolate mNycCou1 chromosome 2, mNycCou1.pri, whole genome shotgun sequence genome includes a window with the following:
- the ESRP2 gene encoding epithelial splicing regulatory protein 2 isoform X4 translates to MTPPQPPPPGPDPEADSTADPCPGPRSLVVLFGATAGALGPDLGSDETDLILLVWQVVEPQSRQVGTLHKSLVRAEAASLSPECREASGLSADSLARAEPLDKVLQQFSQLVSRDVALLGGGPYVLCTDGQQLLRQVLHPEASRKNLVLPDTFFSFYDLCREFHKQHPNTCPAKDLTVATMAQDLGLETDATEDDFGVWEVKTMVAVILHLLKGPSSQLFLEPEVIKQKYETGPCKADVVDSETVVRARGLPWQSSDQDVARFFKGLNIARGGVALCLNAQGRRNGEALIHFVDSEQRDLALQRHKHHMGVRYIEVYKATGEEFVKIAGGTSLEVARFLSREDQVILRLRGLPFSAGPPDVLGFLGPECPVTGGAEGLLFVRHPDGRPTGDAFALFACEELAQAALRRHKGMLGKRYIEIFRSTAAEVQQVLNRYASSPLLPTLTAPLLPIPFQLAAGTGRDCVRLRGLPYTATIEDILSFLGEGAVDIRPHGVHMVLNQQGRPSGDAFIQMTSAERALAVAQRCHKKVMKERYVEVVPCSTEEMSRVLIGGTLGRSGMSPPPCKLPCLSPPTYATFQATPTLIPTETAALYPSSALLSAARVPAAPSPVAYYPGPATQLYMNYTAYYPSPPVSPTTVGYLTTPPAALASAPTSVLSQPGALVRMQGVPYTAGMKDLLSVFQAYQLAPDDYTSLMPIGDPPRTVLQTPKEWVCL, encoded by the exons ATGACTCCGCCGCAGCCCCCGCCCCCAGGCCCGGATCCCGAGGCAGATTCCACCGCGGACCCATGCCCGGGGCCTAGATCATTGGTCGTCCTGTTCGGGGCGACGGCCGGTGCCTTGGGGCCAGACCTGGGCTCCGACGAGACTGACTTAATCCTCTTAGTCTGGCAAGTGGTGGAGCCGCAAAGCCGCCAG GTGGGGACACTGCACAAGTCGCTGGTTCGCGCTGAGGCGGCCTCGCTGAGTCCAGAGTGCCGTGAGGCAAGCGGCCTGAGCGCCGACAGCCTGGCGCGGGCCGAGCCGCTGGACAAGGTGCTGCAACAG TTCTCCCAGCTAGTGAGCAGGGACGTGGCTCTGCTGGGCGGGGGCCCCTACGTGCTCTGCACTGATGGGCAGCAGCTGTTGCGACAGGTCCTGCACCCTGAGGCCTCCAGGAAG AACCTGGTGCTCCCCGACACCTTCTTCTCCTTCTACGATCTCTGCAGAGAGTTCCACAAGCAACACCCAAACACTTGCCCTGCCAAGGACCTCACTGTGGCCACCATGGCACAGG ACTTGGGACTGGAGACAGATGCCACAGAGGATGACTTTGGGGTCTGGGAAGTGAAGACAATGGTGGCTGTCATCCTTCACCTGCTCAAAGGGCCCAGCA GTCAATTGTTTTTGGAGCCTGAGGTGATAAAGCAGAAATACGAGACAGGGCCTTG CAAGGCTGATGTGGTGGACAGTGAGACTGTGGTCCGAGCCCGTGGGTTGCCCTGGCAGTCATCCGATCAGGATGTGGCTCGCTTCTTCAAAGGGCTCAACATTGCCAG GGGTGGTGTAGCGCTTTGCCTCAATGCCCAGGGCCGCAGAAATGGTGAGGCCCTCATCCACTTTGTGGACAGTGAGCAGCGGGACCTAGCACTGCAGAGACACAAGCACCACATGGGCGTCCGCTATATTGAG GTATATAAAGCCACAGGGGAGGAGTTTGTAAAGATCGCAGGGG GCACATCACTAGAGGTGGCTCGTTTCCTGTCACGGGAAGACCAAGTGATCTTGAGGCTGCGGGGACTGCCCTTCTCTGCTGGGCCACCAGATGTGCTGGGCTTCCTGGGACCAGAATGCCCAGTGACAGGAGGTGCTGAGGGGCTGCTCTTTGTGCGCCACCCTGATGGACGGCCAACTGGTGATGCCTTTGCCCTCTTTGCCTGTGAGGAGCTGGCACAAGCTGCGCTACGTAGGCACAAGGGCATGCTGGGTAAGCGATACATCGAAATCTTCCGGAGCACTGCAGCTGAGGTGCAGCAA GTTCTGAACCGTTATGCATCTAGTCCACTCCTTCCCACACTGACTGCCCCACTGCTGCCCATCCCCTTCCAACTGGCAGCTGGGACAGGGAGGGATTGCGTACGCCTTCGAGGCCTGCCCTACACAGCTACCATTGAAGACATCTTGAGCTTTCTAGGGGAGGGAGCTGTGGACATCCGGCCCCATGGTGTGCACATGGTGCTCAACCAGCAG GGCCGGCCATCAGGTGATGCCTTCATCCAGATGACATCAGCAGAGCGGGCCCTAGCTGTTGCTCAGCGTTGCCATAAGAAGGTGATGAAGGAACGCTACGTGGAGGTTGTCCCCTGCTCCACAGAGGAGATGAGCCGTGTGCTGATAGGGGGCACCTTGGGCCGCAGTGGCATGTCCCCTCCACCCTGCAAGCTGCCCT GCCTCTCGCCACCAACCTATGCCACCTTTCAGGCCACCCCAACCCTCATTCCCACTGAAACGGCAGCCTTATACCCTTCTTCAGCACTGCTCTCAGCTGCAAGGGTGCCTGctgcccccagccctgttgcCTACTACCCAGGTCCAGCCACTCAACTCTACATGAACTACACAGCTTACTACCCAAG tCCTCCAGTCTCCCCTACCACTGTGGGCTACCTCACCACACCCCCTGCTGCCCTGGCCTCTGCTCCCACTTCAGTGTTGTCCCAGCCAGGAGCCCTGGTCCGCATGCAGGGTGTCCCATACACAGCTGGGATGAAGGATCTGCTCAGTGTCTTTCAGGCCTACCAG CTAGCCCCTGATGACTACACCAGTCTGATGCCTATAGGTGACCCTCCACGTACTGTGTTACAAACCCCCAAAGAGTGGGTGTGTTTGTAG